The window CTCGGTTTGAGCAACGTGAGGCAGAGAGAGAGCGTGAGAGGCAGAAGAAGGAGAATGTGCGACTGGAGCTTGAGAAAAAATGGGAAAGAAAGttggaagaaagagcaaacggaagggaagaaagagagaaggcTAGCGAGAAATTGAGAAGGCAGAGAATTCTTGAGTGGGAAGCTATGGAAAAGGAAagtgaagagagagaaagaagaagaaaagaagaggagTTGATACAAGAGAGGGAGTGGGAGGAGAGGATGCATAGAAGGAGGTTAGAATGGAAGAAGAGGATGGATGAAATGTTAAATCAGCACAGAGCAGAAATGGGCCAGATGCAGACTCGTATTCTTCATGAGCAACAAAACCTTACTAGCCAGTTGCTTGGGATTGTTTCTCAATGGACTGGTCATCCAGCAGGGCTTTCAGACCATACTGGTGCCAGCAACCATTATCTTTCACAAATGATGCAAAATTTGCACCATGTGAATGGTATGGTTCATGGAGATGGGAGGGTTGACGGTGATAATCAAGATGACCAATTTATTGTTGATGGATGATATCTTATCTGCAACACCATCAACTCCATGGACAGGTGAAATAAATGGAGGCTGTGCAAGAATGTTTGCTACAATGAGAAGTGTAAAGGTCAGGAATTGTTAATTGCATATTGCCGAGTACTTTCAGCTATATTTGCTTGCATACTGAGCTATTTAGTTCAAAACGTAGTTAATAAGGGATATAAGATTCTCTGTTTTGGCTTTTCCTTATCCTTGCCCTTTTGTAACTATATGTgttaaatattaatgaaattctaTTCTGAATTTGCCTTCTTTCTTCTATGCTTTTAttgtttgttgttttcttttattttctttcattagtTTGTTCTCTGGAACCAAATGGATTAAAAGAGAATTTATGTGGCCTACCACAACTATTACCGCTCAAAGCTCCATCAAGTGAGATGAACCAGATTTTGCCTTGTTATTGTAGCTAAAAGAGATTTGAAAAAGCAGTAATAATTGAAGCATGGAAAGCCAGTAATAGACAAAGCAGAAATAGGGTAAAGACCTTTTGAATTCAGCTAATGTTATCTATTTCTTGGATGTAAGTGGTGTGGACTATGGAGCACTTATTGTGACCAGAGAGGAGCTGTTATTTCAAGAAACGCTAGAAATATAACTAGGAATGTATTTCATGCCTCTCACTGTGTTAATCACCTAGCTGGGATGGCTTTCACAGTTAGACTTAGATTTACTATTGTCTGAATTTCTAAAATTGATTGTCTTGACATTAGTCTATAGACATATCACTGGCAGACTGAAAATGAGGCAAAGACAATTGGATGTTAATGCATTCTTCGAACataaagttattttgattACTCCTGCTTTCTGTTGATTTCAAATCAtagaagaaaatggaatggcGTTGGTATTCTTGGTTGAGTGAGAGCTTGAAGGTCATCATTTTTTAAGTAATGAAGAATGAATTACAGATATTGATAgcttaaataattatatttcctAGGAAAAGCTCAGAATAGGAAGAGACAATAATACACCATAACCTGAGAATGAAAGATAACTGGCAGtctgttttctctcttttatacttttttCAACCAGTTGAACATCATTAAACCCTGtatttatagaaaaaaaaattaatctatCTTCCCTGGAGGATTTGGAATGATGCTGTGTGCTAAGTCGGTGTGTGTGTAAATATGCCTTCACATGTGAGTTTGTCTTTATTTTTCTGCTTTTCTGCTTAAGATATATGTAATGCTTAAAGCATATAACTCTGAGCATGCGAAAATTGGATTATTTgataaacaatattttttggactttaaaatcattaaagtGGTATGGGAAACTCAAAATTATCagtagttaaaattttatattcattctgttgatttaatttgattgacATATTTGATTGGAGTATCTATGCTCTGTCATTAAGGGAGTTTTTTATCAGCTCTTTTGACTTATagaaggaaaaatgatgaCTTATAGCTAGAGTTGCATGtgaaatatatacatataagtgtatatatatgttttggaGTTAAACAAACTTATGGAGGGAAACTGGTTGTATTGATTGAATGAGAGAGTAGTCCGATTTTCAcctgaaattttaattttatggaCAATTGAAAATGGCTAAAAATATGCTTTATTTGTTCTAACTACCAAAGACAAATGGTTTTATTCACTCAAGTCTAATATGCTGGAATTTGTAGAATAAGAACACAAGACGTTTCTCCTAGTTTGAATTTCGGTTGCTTTCTTTATGATTTATCATTTGCACTTCCAATGCTCTCTAATGAGGCCagtaaattatgtttttaatgcATTAAACAAATTTGCTCCTTAGGATAGTTTGTAGCAGTGGAACGAAGCAAATCACTGGATTGGTTCTGTACCAAAACCACAGGACAGCTATAGTTGTAACATTTTTTgtgtttccttttcttcacTTTACCCTTAATCCAATAGTGGTGGCTGTCTTGCTGATCAAAAGTTTCTactttttacaaaaaattatgtttgttTGGAACTGAGTGCATGCAACCATTTTAGCTGATACTTACTAGAATCTGCAGAACAGCCTCTATTGTCTCTGTTCCGTTGAATTGTATTCAGAGGATGCTACAACACTTAAACAACACATGCAATGGCTTGTGCAAACAAGCACGAAGAGGAGGTTTGCAAGAAATTTAGAATTCTACCAACACTCTGATCTTCAACTACATGCATTGCAATGTGTGGCCAAATCatgtttatattaaaatatgcCAGCCATTTTCCCCATTAGTATAGCTTGATTGCAAACCTATCTCTTGTACTATTTGGTATTTTTGCCGTTTGTGTCACTTATCAGATGATCTCTTTTGTTCAATCATTAGAAATGGTGCCATCACTAGGCATTTAATGGTGACTGAGCAATAAGTGAAGATTTATTTATGCAAAGTCTGAAAAACAACTGCACTAGCAAATATGTATgttctcattttctctctcgAATAAAGTTTGTCATGAAGCAAATGGTGCAAAAGCATTGGGGAAttaagaatttcaaagaatgAATTCGTTTTAATCATGCTCTAACTATGCTGATATCTTGATACAAGTAAAGTCAAGCTTAGGAGAAATAATAGAAGCCTGATTCAGGTATAACTGGCATAGAATTGGACCAAATTGATTGCTTATGCTCTAGAAGGCTAATTGTAAGGCACTTGAATAGAAAAGCTGGAGAAAGATGGCTCCAGACTCCAGCATTGAAATTGTCTTTTatctgttttgttttatttgtgaGACACTGTAGATCACAAAATCCACCCATATTCATCGAAGGTATTATTGCATTAATAGAACATCTCCaaagtatttttattagaAGGGGGGGAAAAAACtatatatgaaaatttcatgcacTAATTATGCAGTAAACTAACTagtagaagaaaataaaattactgGGCCAGAAACTGTAAACAGGAAATAGAAAAAGATGTTGCTTCAACATTTAAAAGACAGACTGAAAAGCAAAAGGTGATACCATGCTCAGTTGGATTTTAAAGATTTCCAAATTAGCTATGCCAACTCCACCTTGTCAAGAACAAGGAAGaatccaaataaaaattactGTTACTTGCCCGTATACTATAAACCAATTAGTGACCTAAAGCATATTTAGTTAGCCATTACTGAAATATTCTGCTTCCTTAATCTATAAGAAGCATCCCCTCCCTTGGTGGTTCTTTCTCATGcccttttcttcctctctcccCCCTGCATTTATCAACTGCTTCGGCATCCGACTGCAACCTAGTGAAACTGTAGTCTCCACATGGGAAAATGCATACGATGGGGCACTTGACATAACTTCGGAAACTGTCCATAATCTACCTTGTTAAAACTTTTATATCTGCGTTTATATAGTTATAAACATCCATCAATTAGAACCAAAGCTTCTTCGCTCCCTGGAATATACAAAGGTCTGAATGTCTTGAAAGGAATCCTGACACTAATTCTTTTCCAGGACTCCATATTTATTCATTCTGCAAATATCACGAATCGACCTATATTCGAATAGATGCAACATGTAAAGACATCCTCCACCATTTAACAATATAAGTTTCTCTCTATCACGATGATCACCAGCAAAATTGGTGTTGGGTTACCATGGAATTACTcctttgtaaaataaaaaatcttaaGGAGGAGCATTGTAGGATACTTGGAGCAGTATGAATGCACGACAAGCCATCACAAAGAACCCCAGAGCTCCGTCTCTCGAGCACACCGGAAAATAGCAGCCCCTTTTTCTTGATTACCCTGTCTAGGGTCAAACTCTGACGGCTGCGCTGCTGGTTGACAACGAAGGACTGCTGAACATATCTCCATGTGTTGGCCTCCATAAACTGGTTCAGTTGCAATTTCACGAACTCTGAATCTGACATTAGGTTGCACCAAGATTTGCTTACGCACTTAAAACCGGCGAACAGACTTGACAAGCAATCTCGAAATATCCCCTAAAACATCACGAGGGGTTTCTTTAGGACTTTTCCATGGCCTCTTCACTCTCTTCCTGTGCTTTactttcctcctttttgtATCCATGTTTCCTGTCATTCAAGGCACAAGCCGAgcgaattaaaatatatagcAATATTGACTATTGAGAATAAGatacaagaaaaatataaatagttacttaaaaaataattcttacATGATTGCTTAATATAACtgtttaagaaaaataattgtcatgtcaaTTATCAACAAATTACAGAAAAaatttttacaataaaagaaaaaaatcaacaataaaataagaatttagGACTGAGATAAAATTTGTGTTTAAAAAttagacatatatatatatatatatatataatataagacgaatctaaaattaatatttaccATACAAAGTGTAAATTAATTACCCGAATTGGTATTGATAGGCCAATTGGGTCCAAAGAGTCGGTTTTCCTCACATGGGCTTGGGCCCATTAAAACCCAAGTCGGGCCTTTCCATTGACTTTTTGCACTAAAACACAATTCCGCCATTCCCAATTGGCAATTTTTAAGAATGATAAACAGATGAAGAAAGATACTCAAAGCAAATAATAACCGAGAAAAGCAAGAAAcgaacagaaaagaaaagaaatgttgTCAACAGGGGTTCTAAATTAGGGGAGttacattaaaatttaattttcccctccttttttcttttcctggtaagcaatttcttaattttcgaTACTGAAAGAttccatttttttaaagagtaaaatttgggtatttttaattgattttatctCCTGTTTTTACAGTGCCGCTGTGACTGGCAATTGCAGCTAATTCTTGGAAACCCCACATTGGCAACGGCGGGgtaaatttacatttttctcAGGGTTTTATTTGCGGTTTTCTTATCAGGTGCCtgccttttctttctctttctttttagcAGTTCTTTTTTTGTGTCTTAAATtgtatttgattttgtttttttatttcttctgcAATGGTTTTTGGCAGACTTTCATTGTGTAGAAGGATTCTATTTTTAGCTAAactgagttttttttttctcttaaatttgtgtttttcaaGATTGATTGCATGTTGGGTCTGTTTTGTTTCAACTCATATTTCATCTGTTTTCTTGATTTGAATTTAACTACTATGTGAAAAGGAATATTAAGTAATTATTTATCTAGGAATTTATGTGCCACGAAGAATCTTTTCTCACTATTACTTTACATGATTGTCATTCAGTGGGTAGCTGTTAAATTTGCTGCTAAGGATAGTTTTTGCAGTTTTATATCACTTGTTATTGTAGGGAAGAAGGGGGAGGAGGTAGAAAacggaaagaaaagaaactggAATTAGTTGGGTGGAAAATTCTTTCTTCTATTAAGTGCTAACTTGTAATcatcatttatttaattgtatttGCATTTTCCACCAATTTAATGGAGTGAGTTCTTCTTGTTTCCGTTTCGTTGTTTTCAAGTATCTGGTCTAGATAAGGTTGGTGTTTTGTATTTTCTGAAATAAATTGGGCTTCATTTGATTGGTacttttgccttttttttttttgcaaaaaaataaatagaaaagaaaaagaaaaaaataaaggttaAATAGCAAAAGTATCAATCAAATGGAGCcttaatatatgaaataagGGTCCTTCTTGCAACTCGAGACTTGAATGGTTACAAGAAAAGTTGGTTATAATCTGCCTTGTGTTTTGCCTGTCCTTGTTCACCTCCAAGGTCTCTCTTTTTTGTTGGCTTGCTTATGGTGGAGTTTGATCTCCTGCTCTCCCATTTTTCATTGCCCCCATTCTTCCTCCCCTTAATCTCTAGCCTCTGAAATTGTGTTTCAGAGTCTGGGTAGTTGTAGTCCATCACaagaataattttactttatgtGTTTAAGCAGTTGAACTTTTCTACTTTCAAGCATTAAAGTTTCTGTTTCAGTGGActagaagagaaagaagaaataaatgtatggagaaacaaaattttgatttcttgtGTAATATTTGTTGAAGCCAGGTGTTTTCCCCCCCTTTTTTAGGGAGAGATAGAGATAACACACATATAGGAAAATATTATGGATGTTTGTGTacataaaaattgtttaaaaaaatgctATATGATATTGCATACTAAGTTTCAATAGAAAACCATGTAATTGtgaaagaaaatgtaaatttcAAGAGCTGTGCATAtttaaatcattattaaaaaaatttaaaaattaatctgAATAAAAATTATAGCATAACTAAATGAGCAGAAACAGAAAGAACTGAAAAAGAGAACAACTGAGAACAAACAATTACTTATGCACCATTGATGCATTAGTCAACCTTGTGAGTTTCTTGGCTGTTTTGACTTATTTATAGTTTCTTTTGTTCTCTCAATTGTTTCTTTTAAACAAGTGGAAGACATATTTAAACTGTAACCTTTTAGTGGAGTCAAAAGTTGGTGTGTATGAAGTACTACATTTAAAAGTGGCCATTGCAAACAAATTGATGGTATGctgattaaaattttgttacaaATTTCCTTGGGTGAAAGATTTTCAAGTTGCAGAATTGTTTTCCACTTAGTATAGGACTTCTATGCAGAATGGCAGCCATTAACTCAACTCTTGCAAGGgccaaaatttaataaatgtgaGAAAAACTATGCCGATAAAGACTTATTGAAATCGGAGGGGGGGCAGGACCTTTGCTAAGCCTGCTTGACTTCTGTATTgggaaagtttttttttattttttcattctgGTGGATGGTCTTGGTTTTCTTTTGTCCCAAGTAATAAATCTAAGATCATGAAATTCGTAATCCTTTCTCTTGCTTCAGGCACTAACAAGAGCATCAAAATTGGGAATTTAAGAAACCTTTCACTTCTTTTCCTAGGAAATGACCATGAAACCGTCAAATAACATTTGGATTCGATGCCAGCAGTGCCCTTGTGGCGATTGGAAGTGTTATGTTAAGTATGAAGGAGATGATCAGACATCAGTAAGCTCTCAGCTAATAAAGAATGAGACAACTTCAGCATCTGCATCATCAGAAGCTGTCTTTACGCCGTATGttggtcaaattttcaaaagtgATGATGATGCTTTTGAGTATTATAGCAATTTTGCACGGAAGAATGGGTTTTCAATAAGAAAAGCACGCTCCACAGAAAGCCAAAATTTAGGGATCTATCGGCGAGATTTTGTCTGTTATCGATCTGGGTTTAATCAACCCAGAAAAAAGGCCAATGTGGAGCATCCAAGAGACCGGAAATCAGTGCGATGTGGATGTGATGCAAAACTTTATTTGACAAAAGAAATTGTTGAAGGCGTTACTCAATGGTATGTTTCACAATTTAGTAATGTCCATAACCATGAATTATTGGAAGATGACCAAGTGCGTTTGCTTCCTGCATATCGGAAAATACAGGAAGCAGATCAGGAAAGAATTCTTTTACTCTCCAAAGCTGGGTTTCCTGTCAATCGCATTGTGAAGGTGTTGGAATTAGAAAAGGGAGTCCAGCCTGGACAGTTGCCCTTCATCGAGAAGGATGTTAGGAATTTTGTACGGACTTGTAAAAAGACTGTTCAAGAAAATGATGCTTTGCTTActgagaaaagagaaaatgacaCATTGGAACTTCTTGAGGCCTGCAAGGCTATGTCAGTGAGGGATGCcaattttgtttatgattataCTACAGATGAAAATAATAAGGTTGAAAATATTGCATGGTCATATGGCGATTCTGTTCATGCATATACAGTATTTGGTGATGTGATTACCTTTGACACCACATATCGTTCTATCACCTATGGATTGCTTCTTGGAGTATGGTTTGGTATAGACAATCATGGAAAGCCAATTTTCTTTGGTTGTGTATTACTGCAAGATGAAAGTTCTAATTCTTTCACATGGGCTTTACAGGTTTGTGGACACAATTTTTTGTGATCAATCTGCAATTGTCTTCTTGTctatttatgattttcttcttttgaacagacttttcttcattttatgAGAGGTAGACATCCACAAACAATTCTAACAGATTTAGACTCAAGCCTAAGAGATGCTATTGCAAGGGAATTACCTAATACAAAACATGTTATATGTTTATGGCATGTTCTTTCCAAACTATCGAGTTGGTTCTCTCTGCCGCTTGGATCACAGTATGTAGAGTTCAAAGCTGAGTTTGATACATTGTGTCACTCAGTGGGCATAGAGGAGTTTGAACATCAGTGGAATCTGTTGGTTGCTCGTTTTGGTCTTGCCTCTGATAAGCACATAGCTTTGTTATTTTCGTATAGAACATCTTGGCTTCTGTCTTACATCAGAGGTTACTTCCTTGCTCGTTCAATGACAGCAGACTTTTCTCAGTCTTTGGATgcatttttgaaaagaattttgagTGGACAGACATGTTTACAGTCATTCTTTGAGCAGGTTTGTTAATTAGGATTGTAAAGAactttttgccccatttgttGAAGCTCTTATGTCTGAACCACATTTTAAACATTTGCTTTGGGCAGGTTGGTGTCGCTGCTGATTTAAGAAATCAAAGCAGGGAAGGGATGCAATACATGCATATCAAGACATGCTTGCCTATTGAAGAAAATGCAAGAAGCATTCTTACACCTTATGCCTTCAATGCATTACAACATGAAATTGTGCTGTCCATGCAATATGCAACAACAGAAATGGGAAATGGATCATATCTTGTGCAACACTATAAGAAAATGGATGGTGAATATCTTGTGATTTGGATACCACAAGAGGAGCAAATTCATTGTTCGTGTAAGGAGTTTGAACATTCTGGAATATTGTGCCGGCATTGTCTTCGAGTGCTTATAGTGAAGAACTATTTTGAAATCCCAGAAAAATATGTTCTGTTCCGATGGCGATTGGAGAGTTCCTTGGTCCCTGTGGAAGATCAAAATGCCCA is drawn from Theobroma cacao cultivar B97-61/B2 chromosome 4, Criollo_cocoa_genome_V2, whole genome shotgun sequence and contains these coding sequences:
- the LOC18602662 gene encoding putative protein FAR1-RELATED SEQUENCE 10, with protein sequence MTMKPSNNIWIRCQQCPCGDWKCYVKYEGDDQTSVSSQLIKNETTSASASSEAVFTPYVGQIFKSDDDAFEYYSNFARKNGFSIRKARSTESQNLGIYRRDFVCYRSGFNQPRKKANVEHPRDRKSVRCGCDAKLYLTKEIVEGVTQWYVSQFSNVHNHELLEDDQVRLLPAYRKIQEADQERILLLSKAGFPVNRIVKVLELEKGVQPGQLPFIEKDVRNFVRTCKKTVQENDALLTEKRENDTLELLEACKAMSVRDANFVYDYTTDENNKVENIAWSYGDSVHAYTVFGDVITFDTTYRSITYGLLLGVWFGIDNHGKPIFFGCVLLQDESSNSFTWALQTFLHFMRGRHPQTILTDLDSSLRDAIARELPNTKHVICLWHVLSKLSSWFSLPLGSQYVEFKAEFDTLCHSVGIEEFEHQWNLLVARFGLASDKHIALLFSYRTSWLLSYIRGYFLARSMTADFSQSLDAFLKRILSGQTCLQSFFEQVGVAADLRNQSREGMQYMHIKTCLPIEENARSILTPYAFNALQHEIVLSMQYATTEMGNGSYLVQHYKKMDGEYLVIWIPQEEQIHCSCKEFEHSGILCRHCLRVLIVKNYFEIPEKYVLFRWRLESSLVPVEDQNAQWSSDECVQAFHSLAATLLTESLFTKERFNHVHRELTRLLDYVKDMPVCNEFALNMAANNISES